In Brachionichthys hirsutus isolate HB-005 chromosome 5, CSIRO-AGI_Bhir_v1, whole genome shotgun sequence, a single genomic region encodes these proteins:
- the snx22 gene encoding sorting nexin-22 encodes MIKVSIPSMEREVSAQGKTRKRFRVEVLFHERKHFVLRSSGEFQTLHRKLRKIIQTPDFPSKRNPHLRTKPLEQRRQELEDYIQEIIYQNDDVPQILLDFLHVKHFHTGNRMSSMESLDDLDGHYYCNPLSQRPVLGFFQDPYLSDCTADLPDVVVDGVLQGFYPRDVRVSFTAPTLSEPRPTRGLNG; translated from the exons ATGATTAAAGTGTCGATACCTTCCATGGAGAGGGAAGTGAGCGCGCAGGGGAAGACCAGAAAG CGGTTCAGAGTTGAAGTTCTGTTCCACGAGAGGAAACATTTTGTGCTCCGAAGTAGCGGCGAATTCCAAACTCTCCACAGAAAA CTTAGGAAGATCATTCAGACTCCTGATTTTCCAAGCAAAAGGAACCCCCACCTGAGAACCAAACCTCTGGAGCAGAGGAGGCAGGAGCTGGAAGACTACATCCAG GAGATCATTTATCAAAATGATGACGTGCCGCAGATCCTGCTGGACTTCCTCCATGTTAAACATTTTCACACCGGGAACAGGATGAGCAGCATGGA ATCACTGGATGACTTGGACGGTCACTATTACTG TAATCCGTTGTCACAGCGACCAGTGTTGGGGTTTTTCCAGGACCCGTATCTCTCAGACTGCACCGCAG ATCTCCCAGATGTTGTTGTGGACGGCGTGCTGCAGGGGTTTTACCCCCGGGATGTTCGGGTGAGCTTCACCGCCCCGACTCTCTCGGAGCCCCGCCCCACCAGAGGCCTGAACGGATAG